Proteins from a single region of Sinorhizobium alkalisoli:
- a CDS encoding PAS domain-containing protein: protein MDDVAPVGADIMRMVLESGCDALGLALLVCGRDDTILFASAAMMQFFPVPARLLRPGTRLRDFLGAVYDTGARPGTLPENSRRRANREDWIAEQMALHWRERYEGVERVGRTRWICLRTRRLPSGIGILSLTDITEQKKREEQLQTDIERIELTEEILDAQPNPICVKDRNLHYIAVNKAFCSLYDLPPEAILGRSAWDLLDADIAERLDLSDRQVLATGRPHSEAEHMVRADGSDLWVVTRKYRVGMPGRQFVVTCMTDVTDIAAWYCGEGGGSPSGLQIRDYSIFSPGQNFYDPFRALNVQQLVETGSMIETLPARGLRVLLATSDRDLEEGIVARLRGSGLDACAVRNLEELESFASTAESRGVKLDVLLLDRALAQRDAIPAWWRDCPLVEVTGSTNIAALLTEIFRACAERRPGRSLFPQGDFEISFEDAAGPGAIATRLDVLVAEDNQINQFVFAQILEGLGISYRIAADGREAVELWQELRPVIVLMDVTLPILNGFEAAAAIREAEKRTGYRTPIVAVTVQALDIDLDQCQASGLDGHIMKPISPDMIEAVLRKYMPAGTLRANG, encoded by the coding sequence ATGGACGATGTGGCGCCGGTCGGCGCGGACATCATGAGGATGGTGCTGGAGTCGGGCTGCGACGCGCTTGGCCTCGCTTTGCTCGTCTGCGGCAGGGACGACACGATTCTCTTTGCCAGCGCGGCAATGATGCAATTTTTCCCCGTACCTGCCCGCCTGCTGAGGCCGGGCACGCGGCTTCGCGATTTCCTGGGTGCAGTCTACGACACGGGGGCACGTCCTGGAACCTTGCCGGAGAACAGCCGGCGCCGCGCCAACCGGGAGGACTGGATCGCCGAACAGATGGCCCTCCACTGGCGCGAACGCTACGAAGGCGTCGAACGGGTCGGCCGCACGCGGTGGATCTGCCTGCGCACGCGCCGCCTCCCGAGCGGCATCGGCATTCTTTCGCTTACCGACATCACCGAGCAGAAGAAGCGCGAAGAGCAATTGCAGACGGACATTGAGCGCATCGAACTCACGGAAGAGATCCTCGACGCCCAGCCCAATCCGATCTGCGTCAAGGACCGCAATCTTCATTATATCGCGGTCAACAAGGCCTTCTGCAGTCTCTACGACCTGCCCCCGGAGGCGATACTCGGGCGTTCGGCCTGGGACCTCTTGGATGCGGATATCGCCGAGCGATTAGACCTGTCGGACCGGCAGGTGCTGGCAACCGGACGGCCGCATTCGGAGGCTGAGCACATGGTGCGCGCCGATGGTAGCGACCTTTGGGTGGTGACGCGCAAGTACCGCGTCGGCATGCCGGGCCGCCAATTCGTCGTGACCTGCATGACCGACGTTACCGACATCGCCGCCTGGTACTGTGGCGAGGGCGGTGGCAGCCCCTCCGGGCTGCAGATCCGCGACTACAGCATCTTCAGTCCCGGCCAGAACTTCTATGACCCGTTTCGGGCGCTGAATGTCCAGCAACTCGTCGAAACCGGATCGATGATCGAGACTTTGCCGGCGCGCGGCCTGCGCGTACTGCTGGCAACGTCCGACCGCGACCTGGAAGAGGGCATCGTCGCGCGCCTGCGCGGCTCGGGGCTCGATGCCTGCGCCGTTCGCAACCTCGAGGAGCTCGAATCCTTCGCGAGCACCGCCGAAAGCCGCGGCGTGAAGCTCGACGTCCTGTTGCTCGATCGCGCGCTCGCCCAAAGGGATGCGATCCCTGCCTGGTGGCGGGACTGCCCGCTCGTCGAGGTGACAGGCAGTACCAATATCGCGGCGCTTCTTACCGAAATTTTTCGGGCTTGCGCCGAGCGCCGGCCGGGACGGTCCTTGTTTCCACAGGGGGATTTCGAGATCTCCTTCGAGGACGCAGCAGGCCCCGGTGCGATTGCGACCAGGTTGGACGTGCTGGTGGCCGAAGACAATCAGATCAATCAATTCGTCTTCGCGCAGATACTCGAGGGCCTTGGGATTTCCTATCGGATTGCCGCTGACGGCCGCGAGGCGGTGGAGCTTTGGCAAGAGCTCCGCCCTGTAATCGTCCTGATGGACGTTACCCTGCCCATTCTGAACGGTTTCGAGGCTGCCGCCGCTATTCGGGAAGCTGAAAAACGGACCGGATACCGCACGCCCATCGTGGCCGTGACGGTGCAGGCTCTCGACATCGATCTCGATCAATGCCAGGCCTCCGGCTTGGACGGCCACATCATGAAGCCGATCAGCCCGGATATGATCGAGGCAGTCCTCAGGAAATACATGCCGGCCGGGACACTACGCGCCAATGGCTGA
- a CDS encoding putative bifunctional diguanylate cyclase/phosphodiesterase, with product MTLFALDPLGGNAPTDPLTGLGNAQQLQRSVLALAAERAADPAPFTIGLANLDGFKPINDLFGREAGDRILCQVAHRLTACVPEGAAVMRTASDEFALVLPLVFERNGAERIGQMLREALSAPVDLGDRTVRLSASFGFAVFPFAGDTFENLLKSADTALYRSKRRGRGQITVYSHEIAQEMKRATQLEQALRNAIIADEIDVHFQPIVDLCTDSVVGFEALARWCDADLGYVSPALFVPLAEERGFIDPLSEMLLHKAAQAALCWPKELFLSFNLSSAQLTDPTTSGRLLAIINQVGLDPRRLELEITETAVMADADVAQKIVTDLRAAGVRVSLDDFGTGQSSLGRLRDFSFDKVKIDRAFVSRIAADRASEHIVRAIVSMCEGLELEVVAEGIEDFAEAVKLKALGCGMGQGYFYGKPADAVATMRYLAGRHRANALL from the coding sequence ATGACGCTCTTCGCGCTTGATCCGCTTGGTGGCAATGCGCCGACCGATCCGCTGACGGGCCTCGGCAACGCCCAACAATTGCAGCGGAGTGTGCTGGCACTTGCAGCCGAACGAGCCGCCGACCCGGCGCCATTCACCATCGGCCTCGCAAACCTCGATGGCTTCAAGCCCATCAACGACCTGTTCGGTCGGGAGGCCGGCGACCGGATACTCTGCCAGGTGGCGCATCGCTTGACGGCCTGCGTGCCGGAAGGCGCGGCGGTGATGCGGACCGCAAGCGATGAATTCGCTCTTGTTCTGCCGTTGGTCTTCGAACGAAACGGCGCCGAAAGGATCGGCCAGATGCTGAGAGAGGCGCTTTCGGCGCCTGTCGACCTCGGCGACCGCACGGTCCGGCTCTCGGCATCCTTCGGTTTCGCCGTCTTTCCTTTCGCGGGCGACACCTTCGAAAACCTGTTGAAGAGCGCAGATACGGCTCTTTACCGCTCGAAGCGGCGGGGCCGGGGGCAGATCACCGTCTATTCGCACGAGATCGCCCAGGAGATGAAGCGGGCGACCCAGCTTGAACAGGCGTTGCGCAATGCCATCATCGCGGATGAAATCGACGTGCATTTCCAGCCGATCGTCGATCTGTGCACTGACAGCGTCGTCGGATTCGAAGCGCTCGCCCGCTGGTGCGACGCGGATCTCGGCTATGTGTCTCCTGCGCTGTTCGTTCCGCTGGCCGAGGAGCGCGGCTTTATCGATCCGCTCTCGGAAATGCTGCTGCACAAGGCGGCTCAGGCAGCGCTTTGCTGGCCGAAAGAGCTGTTCCTTTCATTCAACCTGTCCTCTGCGCAACTGACCGATCCGACGACGAGCGGCAGACTGCTCGCGATCATCAACCAGGTCGGACTCGACCCGCGCCGGCTGGAACTCGAGATTACCGAGACCGCGGTCATGGCAGATGCCGATGTGGCGCAGAAGATCGTCACAGATTTGAGGGCGGCCGGGGTGCGCGTCTCGCTCGACGATTTCGGCACCGGGCAGTCGAGCCTCGGCCGCTTGCGGGATTTCTCCTTTGACAAGGTGAAGATCGATCGGGCCTTCGTTTCCCGCATTGCCGCAGACCGCGCGTCGGAGCATATCGTCAGGGCGATCGTCTCGATGTGCGAAGGGCTAGAACTCGAGGTCGTTGCCGAAGGCATCGAGGATTTCGCCGAGGCGGTCAAACTGAAAGCGCTCGGCTGCGGCATGGGGCAGGGCTATTTCTATGGCAAGCCAGCCGACGCGGTCGCAACCATGCGCTATCTCGCCGGCCGCCACCGCGCGAATGCGTTGCTCTAG
- a CDS encoding PRC-barrel domain-containing protein: MTKILKSSVAAGALVVGVALAPMSFAQDTTTPATPETQTMEPAPVTPDAGEQAQTPDAPAMPDASQQAQTPDAAATDTTTATADAGAGYLTEQAEDQISANSYIGQTVYNANDENVGQINDLIIEKDGGVEAAVIGVGGFLGIGEKNVAVPFANIEANMQEDGLTLKLMTTETADSLKAAPEFKNRSQVMAERNAQQTDTTTTSGVTPATPVEPEPAPQQ; this comes from the coding sequence ATGACCAAGATTCTTAAATCTTCCGTTGCCGCTGGCGCGCTGGTCGTGGGCGTTGCCCTTGCCCCGATGAGTTTCGCACAGGACACCACAACGCCGGCCACGCCGGAGACGCAGACGATGGAACCGGCCCCGGTCACGCCGGATGCTGGTGAGCAGGCGCAGACTCCGGACGCTCCGGCGATGCCTGATGCGAGCCAGCAGGCGCAGACCCCGGATGCTGCGGCGACGGACACCACGACCGCCACCGCGGATGCCGGTGCGGGCTACTTGACCGAACAGGCTGAAGATCAGATTTCAGCCAACAGCTATATCGGGCAAACGGTCTACAACGCCAATGATGAAAATGTCGGCCAGATCAACGACCTGATCATCGAAAAGGACGGCGGCGTAGAAGCGGCCGTGATCGGCGTCGGCGGATTCCTCGGCATTGGTGAAAAGAATGTCGCGGTTCCGTTCGCCAACATCGAAGCGAACATGCAGGAAGACGGCCTGACGCTCAAGCTGATGACCACCGAAACGGCTGATTCTCTGAAGGCCGCACCTGAGTTCAAGAACAGGTCGCAGGTGATGGCCGAGCGTAATGCCCAGCAGACCGACACGACAACAACGTCCGGCGTGACGCCGGCGACCCCGGTAGAACCGGAACCTGCTCCGCAGCAGTAA
- a CDS encoding IlvD/Edd family dehydratase yields the protein MSEKMKELRSRHWYGGTHKDGFIHRSWMKNQGFPDHVFDGRPIIGICNTWSELTPCNSHLRVLAEGVKRGVWEAGGFPVEFPVSSLGETQMRPTAMLFRNLLAMDVEEAIRAHGIDGVVLLGGCDKTTPGQLMGAASVDLPTIVVSSGPMLNGKWKGKDIGSGTDVWKFSEAVRAGEMSMQEFMAAESGMSRSPGVCMTMGTATTMASIVEAMGLSLPTNAALPAVDARRMALAHMTGKRIVEMVHEDLRLSKILTTKNFENGIVANAAVGGSTNAVVHLLAIAGRAGVDLCLDDFDRVGGKVPCIVNCMPSGKYLIEDLAYAGGLPAVMNRIQHLMHADAPTVFGVPISKYWEGAEVYNDDVIRPLDNPLRAAAGIRVLKGNLAPNGAVIKPSAASEHLLSHEGPAFVFETIEELKAKIDDPDLPVTEDTILVLKGCGPKGYPGMAEVGNMPIPRRLVEKGVRDMVRISDARMSGTAFGTVVLHVSPEANAGGPLAIVRTGDRIRLDAMKGELNLLVSEEEFAARMAAWQPPEQKWQRGYYKLYYDTVLQADKGADLDFLVGMSGSDVQRESH from the coding sequence ATGAGCGAAAAGATGAAAGAACTAAGAAGCCGCCACTGGTACGGCGGCACACACAAGGATGGTTTCATTCACCGGTCCTGGATGAAGAACCAGGGCTTTCCGGACCATGTCTTCGACGGCCGGCCGATCATCGGCATCTGCAACACCTGGTCCGAGCTTACCCCCTGCAACAGCCATCTGCGCGTCCTCGCCGAGGGTGTGAAGCGCGGCGTCTGGGAGGCCGGCGGTTTCCCGGTGGAGTTTCCCGTCTCCTCGCTCGGCGAGACGCAGATGCGCCCGACGGCGATGCTCTTCCGCAATCTTCTGGCGATGGACGTCGAAGAGGCGATCCGGGCCCATGGCATTGACGGCGTCGTGCTGCTCGGCGGCTGCGACAAGACGACGCCGGGGCAATTGATGGGGGCGGCGTCCGTCGACCTGCCGACGATCGTCGTTTCCTCTGGACCGATGCTCAACGGCAAATGGAAAGGCAAGGACATCGGCTCGGGCACCGACGTCTGGAAATTCTCCGAGGCCGTGCGGGCCGGCGAAATGAGCATGCAGGAATTCATGGCGGCCGAAAGCGGCATGTCACGTTCGCCAGGCGTGTGCATGACGATGGGCACCGCGACGACAATGGCCTCCATCGTCGAAGCCATGGGCCTGTCACTGCCGACCAACGCGGCCCTGCCGGCGGTCGACGCCCGCCGCATGGCACTTGCGCACATGACCGGCAAGCGGATCGTCGAGATGGTGCATGAGGATCTGAGGCTGTCTAAGATCCTGACGACGAAAAACTTCGAAAACGGCATCGTCGCCAACGCCGCCGTCGGCGGCTCGACCAATGCCGTCGTGCATCTGCTGGCAATTGCCGGACGCGCCGGGGTCGACCTCTGTCTCGACGACTTCGATCGCGTCGGCGGTAAGGTGCCCTGCATCGTCAACTGCATGCCGTCGGGCAAGTATCTGATCGAGGACCTTGCCTATGCGGGCGGGCTGCCGGCGGTGATGAACCGAATCCAGCACCTCATGCATGCCGACGCGCCGACGGTGTTCGGTGTGCCGATCAGCAAATACTGGGAAGGCGCGGAGGTCTACAACGACGACGTCATCCGACCGCTCGACAATCCGCTTCGCGCTGCGGCCGGTATCCGTGTCTTGAAAGGCAATCTCGCCCCCAACGGGGCGGTTATCAAGCCCTCGGCGGCAAGCGAGCACCTGCTCTCCCATGAGGGCCCCGCCTTCGTCTTCGAAACGATCGAAGAGCTCAAGGCAAAGATCGACGACCCGGACCTGCCGGTGACGGAGGATACGATCCTGGTGCTGAAGGGCTGCGGCCCCAAGGGCTATCCCGGCATGGCGGAAGTCGGCAACATGCCGATCCCGCGTCGCCTCGTTGAAAAAGGGGTTCGCGACATGGTGCGCATTTCCGACGCGCGCATGTCCGGCACCGCCTTCGGCACCGTGGTCCTGCATGTCAGCCCGGAAGCCAATGCCGGCGGCCCGCTCGCGATCGTCAGAACCGGCGACCGCATTCGCCTCGACGCGATGAAGGGCGAGTTGAACCTCCTGGTGAGCGAAGAGGAATTCGCGGCCCGCATGGCCGCATGGCAACCGCCGGAGCAAAAGTGGCAGCGCGGCTACTATAAGCTCTACTACGACACGGTTCTGCAGGCCGACAAGGGCGCCGACCTCGATTTCCTCGTCGGCATGAGCGGCAGCGATGTGCAACGCGAAAGCCATTGA
- a CDS encoding SMP-30/gluconolactonase/LRE family protein: MIDLIPFSGRILCDFASELGEGPTYDPLTGTAWWFNIKGQELHELHVASGRNTIHPLPFLGSVLATIDPARQLIASDQGLFIRDTASYQLSPFATLEDKPGNRSNDGRVHACGALWIGTMGRQAEKHAGAIYHVAGNRTTKLFSNVTIPNAICFSPDGATAYFVDTDVNHLMRVDIDPATALPTGDPILLSDESTAPGGVDGAVCDTDGLIWNARWGAGAVEVYKPDGQKVACHAVPTRQPSCPAFIGPNADRLLVTSAWQDMDDAARAADPHAGKTFELGIAVRGRFEPAFLL; the protein is encoded by the coding sequence ATGATCGACCTCATTCCTTTTTCCGGCCGCATCCTCTGCGACTTCGCGTCCGAACTTGGCGAGGGCCCGACCTACGATCCACTCACAGGCACGGCCTGGTGGTTCAACATCAAGGGCCAGGAACTGCACGAGCTCCATGTTGCAAGCGGACGGAACACGATCCACCCCCTGCCCTTTCTCGGCAGTGTACTCGCCACCATCGATCCGGCCCGGCAACTGATCGCATCGGACCAGGGGCTCTTCATCCGTGACACGGCGAGCTATCAGCTCAGTCCGTTCGCGACACTTGAGGACAAGCCGGGCAACCGATCGAATGACGGCCGCGTCCACGCCTGCGGCGCGCTCTGGATCGGCACCATGGGACGGCAGGCCGAGAAGCATGCCGGTGCAATCTACCACGTCGCCGGCAACCGCACTACGAAGCTCTTCAGCAACGTGACGATCCCCAACGCGATCTGCTTTTCACCGGATGGCGCCACCGCCTATTTCGTGGACACGGACGTCAACCATCTGATGCGTGTCGACATCGATCCGGCGACCGCGCTTCCGACGGGCGACCCCATTCTTCTCTCGGACGAGAGCACTGCCCCGGGCGGCGTCGACGGCGCGGTCTGCGATACCGATGGGCTGATCTGGAATGCTCGCTGGGGTGCTGGCGCGGTCGAGGTCTACAAGCCCGACGGCCAGAAGGTTGCATGCCACGCCGTTCCAACGAGGCAGCCGAGTTGCCCGGCCTTCATCGGCCCGAATGCCGACCGGCTGCTCGTAACCTCTGCATGGCAGGACATGGACGACGCCGCGCGAGCAGCCGACCCCCATGCCGGCAAGACCTTCGAGCTCGGTATTGCGGTCAGGGGCCGCTTTGAGCCGGCTTTCCTGCTCTAG
- a CDS encoding 2-dehydro-3-deoxy-6-phosphogalactonate aldolase: MERILLPPMKHPLIAILRGLKPEETESVVGALIETGFTAIEIPLNSPDPFRSIETAVKMAPAGCLIGAGTVLTTAQVEQLFDVGGRLMVSPNVEAAVIRLAAAKGMVTMPGVFTPTEALAAASAGASGLKFFPASVLGPAGIQAISAVLPKDIEIAAVGGVSEANFAEYAKVGIRSFGLGSSLYKPGMSAGEVRQRAAATLAAYDAVYGGER, from the coding sequence ATGGAACGCATTCTCTTGCCCCCGATGAAACATCCGCTGATCGCCATCCTGCGTGGTTTGAAGCCCGAGGAGACGGAGAGCGTGGTCGGTGCCCTCATCGAAACGGGTTTCACCGCAATCGAAATCCCGCTCAACTCGCCGGACCCGTTCCGCTCGATCGAAACCGCGGTGAAGATGGCGCCGGCCGGGTGCCTGATTGGCGCGGGCACCGTGCTGACGACGGCGCAGGTGGAACAGCTTTTCGACGTCGGCGGTCGGCTGATGGTCAGCCCCAATGTCGAGGCGGCGGTCATTCGTCTCGCTGCGGCCAAAGGCATGGTGACGATGCCCGGCGTTTTCACGCCGACGGAAGCATTGGCAGCGGCAAGTGCGGGCGCGAGCGGGCTGAAATTCTTTCCGGCCAGCGTGCTCGGCCCGGCGGGCATACAGGCGATCAGCGCCGTGCTTCCGAAGGATATCGAGATCGCCGCCGTCGGCGGCGTTTCGGAAGCGAATTTCGCCGAATATGCGAAGGTCGGCATCCGCAGTTTCGGCCTCGGATCGAGCCTCTACAAGCCGGGGATGAGCGCTGGGGAGGTCAGGCAGCGCGCAGCCGCCACGCTGGCAGCCTACGACGCAGTCTACGGGGGCGAGCGATGA
- a CDS encoding 2-dehydro-3-deoxygalactonokinase gives MTRRGYYAAADWGTSSFRLWIIGEDGSVLAERRSGEGMTTAAKAGFHAILDAHLAAVEAPTHLPIVICGMAGARQGWKEAGYLETPARLAAIPGQAIAVPNVDRDIRILPGLAQRDKRQPDVMRGEETQLLGAADGLGGGRHLVCMPGTHSKWVRLSGETVEGFSTFMTGELFDVISHHTILSHAMGESDAVAADSPAFADAVAQAREKPELATNLLFSVRAGQLLNSLSAADARARLSGMLIGLEIAGAITTAGSVEGICLVASGRLGALYRSALESLGFAPRYVDADDAVRRGLSAAARLIWPL, from the coding sequence TTGACGAGGCGAGGCTATTACGCCGCGGCGGATTGGGGAACGTCGAGTTTCCGGCTCTGGATCATCGGCGAGGATGGCAGCGTGCTTGCCGAGCGCCGAAGCGGCGAAGGCATGACGACCGCGGCGAAAGCCGGTTTCCATGCTATTCTCGATGCGCACCTTGCCGCCGTCGAGGCGCCCACCCATCTGCCGATCGTCATCTGCGGCATGGCTGGCGCCCGCCAGGGCTGGAAGGAAGCCGGCTATCTTGAAACGCCGGCAAGGCTTGCGGCAATCCCCGGCCAGGCGATCGCCGTCCCGAACGTCGATCGCGACATACGCATTCTTCCGGGCCTCGCCCAGCGTGACAAGCGGCAGCCCGATGTCATGCGCGGTGAGGAAACGCAACTCCTCGGCGCAGCGGACGGTCTCGGCGGCGGCCGCCATCTCGTCTGTATGCCCGGCACCCACAGCAAATGGGTCCGGCTCTCCGGTGAAACGGTCGAGGGCTTCTCCACCTTCATGACCGGCGAGTTGTTCGACGTCATCTCGCATCACACGATCCTGAGCCATGCCATGGGGGAATCCGATGCCGTCGCCGCCGACAGTCCGGCCTTTGCCGATGCGGTGGCGCAGGCGCGGGAGAAGCCGGAATTGGCCACGAACCTGCTCTTTTCCGTCCGGGCGGGCCAGTTGCTCAACAGCCTGAGCGCCGCCGACGCCAGGGCGCGACTGTCGGGCATGCTGATCGGCCTCGAGATTGCCGGAGCGATTACGACCGCCGGTTCCGTGGAGGGCATCTGCCTCGTGGCTTCGGGCCGGCTCGGCGCACTCTATCGTTCGGCGCTGGAAAGCCTGGGCTTTGCGCCGCGCTACGTGGATGCCGACGACGCGGTTCGGCGAGGGCTTTCGGCCGCCGCCCGGTTGATCTGGCCACTCTGA
- a CDS encoding SDR family NAD(P)-dependent oxidoreductase, with protein MSLPSGQFPDLRDRGVLVTGGGSGIGAALVKGFLRQGARVAFIDIAEEQSRALCDKLTPETGTRPEYIAADLRHIEAVKRAVAAAVAALGPISVLVNNAARDDRQALEDVTEESWNESLSVNLSHLFFVSQAVAPHMRQAGGGSIINFSSIAFMLNMPEIPAYATAKAGIVGLTKSLAGRLGPDKIRVNAVLPGMIVTERQKRLWLDDESIARMQGRQCLKRMLTAEDLVGPCLFLASDCSAAMTAQTMIIDGGVL; from the coding sequence ATGAGCTTGCCGAGCGGCCAGTTTCCCGACCTGCGCGATCGCGGCGTGCTGGTCACCGGTGGCGGGTCCGGCATCGGCGCCGCGCTCGTGAAAGGCTTCCTGCGCCAAGGCGCGCGCGTGGCATTCATCGATATAGCCGAAGAACAGAGCCGTGCGCTTTGCGACAAGCTTACCCCCGAAACGGGGACCCGGCCGGAATATATCGCCGCAGACCTGCGCCACATCGAGGCGGTCAAAAGGGCAGTGGCCGCCGCCGTCGCAGCCCTCGGCCCGATCAGTGTGCTCGTCAACAACGCCGCGCGCGACGACCGCCAGGCCCTCGAAGACGTCACCGAGGAAAGCTGGAACGAAAGCCTGTCCGTCAACCTCAGCCATCTCTTCTTCGTAAGCCAGGCTGTGGCCCCCCATATGCGACAGGCGGGCGGCGGATCGATCATCAACTTCTCGTCGATCGCATTCATGCTGAACATGCCTGAAATTCCGGCCTATGCCACGGCGAAGGCCGGAATTGTCGGACTCACGAAGTCGCTCGCGGGAAGGCTCGGCCCGGACAAGATCCGCGTCAATGCCGTTCTGCCCGGCATGATCGTCACGGAACGGCAAAAACGGCTATGGCTCGATGACGAGTCGATCGCACGGATGCAGGGGCGGCAATGCCTGAAGCGCATGTTGACCGCCGAGGACCTGGTCGGGCCCTGCCTCTTCCTGGCGTCCGACTGCTCGGCGGCGATGACGGCGCAGACCATGATTATCGATGGAGGCGTGCTTTGA
- a CDS encoding IclR family transcriptional regulator, translating to MDRSKLDNPEKQGAGTGTLGKALAVLEAVAMADRPQRFTDVLQLVGQPRGTLHRLLGHLVDEGLLVQRQDLSYEPGLRLLKLAYRSWSGSRFRDIAEPYLLRLHDLTGETVHLGVLQETEIIYVDKVESRQTVRMSSQIGKASPAYCTGVGKAALSSLPPDELRRIAARMEFRPFTARTHRSAAALLAEIEEIRRDGHAFDREEHEGEICCVAAPIAVPEHDLVAGVSVTGPSYRVSMAQLAIWAKDVRKAAAQIEEEVRIRLGPGRGER from the coding sequence ATGGACCGGAGCAAACTGGACAATCCGGAAAAGCAGGGTGCCGGGACTGGTACGCTCGGGAAGGCCTTGGCTGTGCTCGAGGCCGTAGCGATGGCCGATCGACCGCAACGCTTCACCGACGTCCTTCAATTGGTGGGCCAACCGCGCGGGACTTTGCACCGGCTGCTCGGCCACTTGGTCGATGAGGGACTGCTGGTGCAGCGGCAAGATCTGTCCTACGAGCCCGGGCTTCGCCTGCTGAAGCTTGCCTATCGTTCCTGGTCCGGCAGTCGCTTCCGCGACATCGCGGAACCCTATCTCCTGCGCCTGCACGACCTGACCGGCGAGACGGTTCATCTCGGCGTGCTCCAGGAAACGGAGATCATCTATGTCGACAAGGTCGAAAGCCGCCAGACAGTGCGCATGAGTTCCCAGATCGGCAAAGCCTCGCCGGCCTATTGTACCGGCGTCGGCAAGGCGGCACTTTCCTCGCTCCCTCCAGACGAACTCAGGCGAATAGCCGCGCGGATGGAGTTCCGCCCGTTCACCGCACGCACCCATCGTTCGGCCGCTGCCTTGCTTGCCGAAATCGAGGAAATTCGCCGCGACGGCCATGCCTTCGACCGAGAGGAGCACGAGGGGGAAATCTGCTGCGTGGCCGCGCCGATCGCCGTTCCGGAGCACGATCTGGTTGCTGGTGTTTCGGTGACGGGTCCTTCCTATCGCGTCAGCATGGCACAGTTGGCAATCTGGGCGAAGGATGTGCGCAAGGCTGCGGCACAAATCGAAGAGGAGGTCAGGATTCGGCTCGGCCCTGGCCGCGGCGAGCGCTGA
- a CDS encoding helix-turn-helix transcriptional regulator: MIDFNADISSLMLPNGRSVVGSLDSEDEVKRVLGLISDAYGFRGFTVLGIPERGCRSLAAQAQLTTWPSEFFRRYDDARLMDGSPVVQKLRRSTIPFTYDAHELARRRLDGKGDAAVSVFEEANIPRGVYLPVHDAAGHRGAIAFGGERPVVSNDELQALNLWAGFLYCRWTEVRSRDRRGSGSLSRREIECLRWAAAGKTTVEMARIMALSEYTVNHYLNRATRKLDSVNRVQTVAKAMRAGLIN, from the coding sequence ATGATTGATTTCAACGCTGATATTTCCTCACTGATGCTCCCGAATGGGCGTTCCGTGGTCGGATCGCTCGACAGCGAAGATGAAGTCAAGCGCGTTCTCGGCCTGATATCTGATGCCTATGGTTTCCGAGGCTTCACGGTGTTGGGCATTCCGGAACGGGGATGCCGCAGCCTTGCCGCGCAGGCACAGCTGACGACGTGGCCGTCGGAATTCTTCCGACGCTATGACGACGCTCGCCTGATGGACGGCAGCCCCGTCGTCCAGAAGCTGCGGCGCAGCACGATTCCCTTCACTTACGATGCGCATGAGCTGGCGCGCAGGCGGCTGGACGGCAAGGGCGATGCCGCTGTCAGCGTCTTCGAAGAAGCCAACATACCGCGCGGCGTCTACCTGCCCGTCCATGATGCCGCCGGGCATCGTGGCGCGATCGCCTTTGGCGGCGAGAGGCCCGTCGTTTCCAATGACGAGCTGCAGGCACTCAATCTCTGGGCCGGATTTCTATATTGCAGGTGGACCGAGGTCAGAAGCCGCGACAGGCGAGGGTCGGGCAGCCTCTCCCGGCGCGAGATCGAATGCCTGCGCTGGGCCGCTGCCGGCAAGACGACGGTCGAGATGGCCCGGATCATGGCGCTGTCCGAATATACGGTAAACCACTACCTGAACCGTGCGACCCGAAAATTGGACTCGGTCAATCGCGTCCAGACGGTCGCCAAAGCAATGCGCGCCGGCCTGATCAACTAG